A segment of the Flavobacteriales bacterium genome:
AAGCATCTGTTAATAGGTGTAAATAGTAATGTTTTGCTTGAACTAGCACATAAGTAATATCAGCTACCCACACTTGTTCTGGGGGTATTATATCTATCTCTTTCACTATGTTCGGATATCTACGCATCCAATGTTTTGAATTCGTTGTTTTGTGATACTTCTTGCGTTTTGTAATTAACAAATGTTCTGAGCGTAGAAAATCAAAAAGTTTATCTCGGCCTATTTTTATATTTTGCTCCTTTAGTTTTGAATAAATCATATAATAAACCTTTCTGCAGCCAGCTCTAGGAAGCTGTTGCCTTACTTGTAATACTAACTTTCTCACAACTTGGTAATCCGACTTCTCAGTCAATGATTTTTTATAATAAGCCTTTTGGCATAACCAAACAGCCGGCACAATCTTGTAATTGATATTATCGATTTGGGTGCTATTTCTTGGACTGCTTGGTGCCAGACTTTTTTACAATTTTAATACTAAGTTCTCTTTCTTCTATCGAAATAAACTGCCTATAGGCAGCTAGTTCCGCCTCTTTGACCTTCAGCTCTTTTTTTAGCTTTTCTCTCTAAGGCGAAGTTTAGCCTCTAGTTCTTTTATGCTTATCGCTATCTTTCATTGGGCGCCCCTTAGATAAATAAATTGGATGCTTCAATTTACCATATTTAATTAACCAACGAGAGATACAAGAGTTTCCTGAAATACCATATTTACGTTTGAGCCCAGCTTTACCCAATAAACCCGACTCGTATTCCGAAACAACTACTCGTTTAAAAGCTTCACTATAGCTTGAAGGGGACTTAACTCTTTTGTTCAATTCCTTTTCTGATGACATATATTTGATAATATAGTCAACCTTTTTCAGGACGGGACACAGC
Coding sequences within it:
- a CDS encoding transposase, with protein sequence MSSEKELNKRVKSPSSYSEAFKRVVVSEYESGLLGKAGLKRKYGISGNSCISRWLIKYGKLKHPIYLSKGRPMKDSDKHKRTRG